A window from Setaria italica strain Yugu1 chromosome VIII, Setaria_italica_v2.0, whole genome shotgun sequence encodes these proteins:
- the LOC101782933 gene encoding uncharacterized protein LOC101782933, which produces MALSKMLNRRFDGFKLSKAELQKTHDFVFKGLLAGDEPHLRAFRVIEEELVFVHDMYYTRYSYLYQKGKYLALCLPVIMIALCSWLTVACLDVKYQDDRYRSNHGKRSLMSETIVIMVVLAFLEVYQLYLYIASGWFKVALIRSYVAAPYFQTSCFSEMIIRLLLIWKAFRPWKGRLGQYCFLENLGRRSKLMSCLHYGTLGLLDKAMKGRKNSVKLSEDVKKAIIDSLLESNGVLTNGVTSLQKNGVHDDLKWPCDATATDGAVARTIVVWHIATTLCEQKLDKQAKEEDAVKTASTLSKYCMHLLAFAPNLLPDHSSISESILDQSIDEASKLLKEGKNKKIKGKDKKIKGKNKKILGRCEILMETTNTDGCVDDETRLVAQGVHLARQLIDNIQDSTTRWKVLSDFWAEMMLYVSPSDDARDHLEVLAKGGEFITHLWALLTHAGVLKRGPTEPIDAV; this is translated from the coding sequence ATGGCACTCTCAAAGATGCTCAACCGAAGGTTTGATGGGTTCAAGCTCTCTAAGGCAGAGCTTCAGAAAACCCATGACTTCGTCTTCAAAGGCCTTCTCGCCGGGGACGAGCCACATCTGCGGGCCTTCAGGGTTATTGAGGAGGAGCTTGTTTTTGTCCATGACATGTATTACACAAGGTACTCTTACCTTTACCAAAAGGGTAAATACCTGGCTCTCTGTCTGCCTGTCATCATGATTGCCCTATGCTCGTGGCTCACAGTAGCCTGCCTGGACGTCAAGTATCAGGACGACCGTTATCGCAGTAATCATGGCAAGCGCAGTCTGATGTCTGAAACCATAGTCATAATGGTTGTCTTGGCATTCCTGGAGGTATACCAGCTGTACCTGTACATAGCCTCAGGTTGGTTTAAGGTGGCACTGATACGGAGCTACGTCGCCGCACCTTATTTCCAAACAAGCTGTTTCTCCGAGATGATCATACGTCTTCTCTTGATATGGAAGGCGTTTCGCCCATGGAAGGGCAGACTTGGGCAGTACTGTTTCCTGGAAAATCTTGGCCGCAGAAGTAAGCTTATGAGTTGTCTCCATTATGGTACACTGGGCTTGCTGGACAAGGCCATGAAGGGAAGGAAGAATTCAGTGAAGCTGTCCGAAGATGTGAAGAAAGCCATCATTGATTCCCTACTAGAAAGCAATGGAGTCCTGACGAACGGCGTAACATCGCTGCAAAAGAATGGCGTCCATGATGACCTCAAATGGCCATGCGATGCCACGGCTACTGACGGAGCGGTGGCTCGCACCATTGTGGTCTGGCACATTGCTACAACCCTGTGCGAGCAGAAGCTGGATAAACAAGCCAAAGAAGAAGACGCTGTCAAAACAGCCTCCACTTTATCCAAGTACTGCATGCATCTCCTTGCTTTTGCACCTAACCTCTTGCCCGACCACAGCTCCATATCGGAATCCATACTTGATCAGTCAATCGATGAAGCAAGCAAGTTACTCAAAGagggcaagaacaagaagatcaAGGGCAAGGACAAGAAGAtcaagggcaagaacaagaagatttTGGGAAGGTGTGAGATACTAATGGAAACTACTAATACCGATGGTTGTGTTGATGATGAAACAAGGCTTGTTGCGCAGGGCGTTCACCTTGCAAGGCAACTGATTGATAACATACAAGACTCCACAACAAGGTGGAAGGTGCTATCTGATTTCTGGGCGGAGATGATGCTGTATGTCTCGCCATCCGATGATGCTCGGGACCACCTGGAAGTTCTTGCAAAAGGAGGGGAATTCATCACGCACCTTTGGGCGCTGCTCACGCATGCCGGTGTGCTGAAGAGAGGCCCTACAGAGCCAATAGATGCTGTCTGA